In Rhizobium sp. 9140, the genomic stretch GCATTGTCAGATCGAGACGCCATCTTCACCTTTATCGAGGCAGATAGTCCTTCAGCTGCCATAATGGTGGACGAAAGGATTGTCTCTGCCGCTCGTCGTCTGATCGATTTTCCGGCAAGTGGTCGCGTCGGTAGAATTGCCGGTACGCGCGAATTGGTGATCACCGGCACTCCATACGTTGCGGCGTATGCCGTGACACCATCGGCGGTTCGTATTCTCCGCGTTCTTCATGGAGCCCAAGAATGGCCAGACTCCTTTCCAACCAGCTAGGCTTAGAACTTCGTGTCCGAGATTAGCGGGTCTCCAGTTCGATTCCGTTAAAGAGCTAGATGGCTTGAGAGATAAATCTGAACAACCTGGCACACATATATTCATTGCCTAACAGCTCGGAGA encodes the following:
- a CDS encoding type II toxin-antitoxin system RelE/ParE family toxin encodes the protein MKLSWSAFALSDRDAIFTFIEADSPSAAIMVDERIVSAARRLIDFPASGRVGRIAGTRELVITGTPYVAAYAVTPSAVRILRVLHGAQEWPDSFPTS